The following are encoded together in the Primulina tabacum isolate GXHZ01 chromosome 18, ASM2559414v2, whole genome shotgun sequence genome:
- the LOC142533958 gene encoding uncharacterized protein LOC142533958 has protein sequence MADYHHHERKNYEPSDIPATPAAVNVEESAAVEVGDRGLFDFLGKKKEEKQGEEEVIASDFEEKVQVCKEKKEEPKEEETKYAGLFEKLHRTSSSSGSSSSEEEAVEGGEKKKKKKGLKEKIKEKLSGENNAEGEGPTNVHIEKYDDIPASEPEQKKSFFDKIKEKLPGGKKTEEATAPTPKLEVVGCATVEGKEKKGFLIKIKEKIPGYNAKSADDKGKEEACN, from the exons ATGGCCGATTACCACCACCACGAGAGGAAGAACTATGAGCCAAGTGATATACCCGCCACTCCCGCCGCAGTGAATGTAGAGGAGAGTGCAGCCGTGGAGGTCGGCGATCGTGGGTTGTTTGATTTTCTGGGTAAGAAAAAGGAGGAGAAGCAGGGTGAAGAGGAGGTGATAGCCTCTGATTTCGAAGAAAAAGTTCAGGTTTGCAAGGAGAAAAAGGAAGAGCCAAAGGAGGAGGAAACAAAGTATGCTGGGCTATTTGAGAAGCTCCACCGAACCAGCAGCTCTAGCGGTTCC TCAAGTTCCGAGGAAGAAGCGGTGGAAGGAGgagaaaagaagaaaaagaagaaaggtttaaaggaaaagattaaagaaaaattatCTGGAGAGAACAATGCAGAAGGTGAGGGACCAACTAACGTACATATTGAGAAGTATGATGATATCCCCGCTTCTGAACCGGAGCAGAAGAAGAGCTTCTTTGATAAGATAAAGGAGAAGCTTCCCGGCGGCAAGAAGACCGAGGAAGCGACGGCGCCAACACCAAAACTGGAGGTTGTTGGGTGCGCCACTGTTGAGGGCAAGGAGAAGAAAGGGTTCTTGATTAAGATTAAAGAGAAAATCCCTGGATACAATGCCAAGAGTGCTGATGATAAGGGGAAAGAGGAGGCATGCAACTGA
- the LOC142533570 gene encoding rop guanine nucleotide exchange factor 1-like: MTIIASHCGMEKNEASQSEDEFEDLQSRRFEGSYSLSADVSESESSTSSACTFSSRNQLASISTTSSPLYLAPNSDCLPPPPIMLPVVGGRHVIISPEKPERSKIEQPDLSEAELMKERFAKLLLGEDMSGGGKGVSSALAISNAITNLAASVFGELWKLEPLSPQKKSMWRREMEWLLHVSYSIVELIPSVQEFPGGGSFEVMVTQQRSDLYVNLPALKKLDVMLIDILDGFQDNEFYYVDRGIVVAEGEHAEAYPGPASSQRPSIALEEKWWLPFPKVPAKGLSEGSRRLLQHRKECTQQIFKAAVGINSSVLSDMEVPQAYLECLPKSEKACLGEILYRFITADQFSPDCLLDYLDLSSEYSTLEIMNRIESAIHFWRSKRQKKKPNRSKTGLLWGSTVKGLVDGTEKSITYAHRADALLKNLKSHFPGLPQTVLDMNKIHYNKDVGQSILESYSRVMESLAFNLMGKIDDLLYVDDATKQRVMSESMLLHNQRRITGSRVQHNQISPMSFIDQSSSSSSQTGSPCRFSMLASQRPRRSRHAGSQPGF, from the exons atgaCGATCATAGCTAGTCATTGCGGGATGGAGAAGAATGAAGCTTCGCAGTCGGAGGATGAGTTCGAGGATTTGCAATCTCGCCGGTTCGAAGGCAGTTATAGCTTGAGCGCTGACGTCAGCGAGTCGGAGAGTTCGACTTCGAGCGCGTGTACGTTTTCTTCGCGTAATCAGTTGGCTTCAATCTCGACGACGTCGTCTCCTCTGTATCTGGCTCCGAATTCGGATTGTTTGCCGCCGCCTCCGATCATGTTACCCGTTGTTGGAGGCAGACACGTCATCATCTCGCCGGAGAAACCTGAGAGGAGTAAAATCGAGCAGCCTGATTTGTCGG AGGCTGAATTAATGAAGGAAAGATTTGCTAAGCTGTTGCTAGGAGAGGATATGTCAGGTGGAGGGAAGGGTGTTAGCAGTGCTCTGGCAATCTCCAACGCAATAACTAATCTTGCTG CTAGTGTTTTCGGAGAGCTCTGGAAGTTGGAGCCGTTATCGCCGCAGAAAAAATCAATGTGGCGACGTGAAATGGAGTGGCTTTTACATGTGAGTTATTCTATTGTAGAGCTCATCCCATCAGTTCAAGAATTTCCTGGCGGTGGGAGCTTTGAGGTTATGGTTACTCAACAACGATCAGACTTGTATGTGAATCTTCCAGCACTAAAGAAGCTAGATGTAATGCTTATCGACATTTTGGATGGGTTTCAAGACAACGAATTTTACTATGTTGATCGAGGGATAGTTGTCGCTGAGGGGGAACATGCTGAAGCATATCCAGGTCCAGCATCTTCACAGAGACCATCTATTGCCCTTGAAGAAAAGTGGTGGTTGCCATTCCCGAAGGTTCCAGCTAAAGGGCTGTCGGAGGGGTCAAGAAGGCTGCTCCAACACCGTAAGGAATGCACACAGCAAATTTTTAAAGCTGCTGTGGGAATTAATAGTAGCGTGCTTTCAGATATGGAAGTGCCTCAAGCTTACTTGGAGTGCTTGCCTAAG AGTGAGAAGGCTTGTTTAGGAGAAATCCTCTACCGTTTTATAACCGCCGATCAGTTCTCTCCTGACTGTCTTCTTGATTACCTGGACCTTTCATCCGAATACAGTACTCTGGAAATAATGAACAGGATTGAGAGTGCTATACACTTTTGGAGATCGAAACGTCAGAAGAAAAAACCGAATCGTTCAAAGACGGGATTGTTATGGGGTAGCACTGTAAAGGGACTTGTTGATGGTACAGAAAAGAGTATAACCTATGCACATCGAGCAGATGCTCTTCTCAAGAACTTAAAGTCGCACTTTCCTGGCCTTCCTCAAACTGTTTTGGACATGAACAAGATTCACTATAACAAG GATGTCGGACAGTCAATCCTTGAAAGCTATTCTAGGGTAATGGAGAGCTTAGCCTTCAACTTAATGGGAAAAATTGATGATCTTCTATACGTAGATGATGCCACAAAACAACGTGTGATGTCAGAATCAATGTTATTGCACAACCAGAGGAGAATAACCGGTTCTCGTGTTCAACACAACCAAATTTCTCCAATGTCATTCATTGATCAAAGCTCTAGTTCATCATCACAGACGGGATCTCCATGTCGTTTCTCAATGTTAGCTTCTCAAAGGCCCAGGAGATCACGGCATGCAGGAAGCCAACCTGGTTTCTAG